A genomic segment from Nicotiana sylvestris chromosome 1, ASM39365v2, whole genome shotgun sequence encodes:
- the LOC138891070 gene encoding uncharacterized protein, which translates to MEQQGASHGSHGDGLTTKMQQQPWVSSSSSSLTKKMKQWQRGLFGCSRSNNVGQSELFSKAAFTWWEVYERRRPVGVAALTWQQFLVLFLEKYVPQSHREELRRQFEQLHQGEMTVTQYEMRFSELAQHALWLVPIDRERIKRFVDGLTYQLQILMTRERVTGATFEEVVDIAREIELVRRQEREEREAKRPRGSGNFSSAPLRGQFQQGRGLPFRQAHSACPGYRGASSGHGFHSSHQGHASLIALLAQTSSRAPSVQGSSMSSPSTGHSSARGSLSSPSPPQGSCYECREFGHMRRQCPRLHDGQSQQRGHPSTSTPVTSPPAQLARGRGQAARGLPRGEGRLDGGQDYFYALPGRPDDAALDAAILGIVSVCHRDASVCHGLSGKVSRLCSQQSDLILEDPVYGWEDVFPVDLPGMPPDMDINFGIDLVPVFIDDILVYSRSQEEQVEYLTVMLQRLRDEKLYAKFSKCEFWLSGFLGARGVQQGYYHRFVQGFSSIASPLTKLIQKGVSFVWSDECEESFQKFKPVLTTTPVLVLPSTSVHALKIWRHYLYGMTCEVFTDHRSLQHLFKQKDLNLRQRRWLELLKDYDITILYHPGKANVVADSLNRKTVSMGSLTYIQVGERPLVVDVQALANRFVSTVQLDDDLTYNVELVAILGHQVRKLRSKHIASVKVKWRDRPMEEATWETEREMRSRYPHLFEASGCGRGRAARATLADTLASLVPDQVQAVDATMAPAQAPVMPIVIPGLQVALA; encoded by the exons ATGGAGCAGCAGGGAGCTAGCCATGGAAGCCATGGCGACGGGTTGACGACGAAGATGCAGCAGcagccatgggtgtcgagctcaagctcaagcttgacgaagaagatgaagcagtggcAGCGGGGTCTGTTTGGGTGTAGCAGAAGCAACAATGTAGGGCAGTCCGAGCTG TTTTCTaaggctgccttcacttggtgggaggtgtacgagaggcgtaggcctgttggtgtagcggcccttacttggcagcagttcttggttctctttttggagaagtatgtgccacagtcgcATCGAGaagagctgcgcaggcagtttgagcagttacatcagggggagatgactgtgacccagtatgagatgcggttctccgagttagcccAACATGCGCtttggttggttcccatagatcgagagaggatcaagaggtttgttgatggcctcacataccagcttcagattctcatgactagggagagggtgacaggtgctacctttgaggaggttgttgatatcgcccgtgagattgagttggTTCGacgtcaggagcgagaggagagggaggccaagaggcctcggggatctggtaacTTTAGCAGTGCTCCTTtgaggggtcagttccagcagggcagaggtcTTCCTTTCAGGCAGGCTCATTCAGCTTGCCCAGGTTACCGTGgagcatcatcgggtcatggctttcacagttctcatcagggccacgcATCCCTTATTGCCCTTCTAGCTCAGacttcatcccgtgctccatcagtccagggttcttccatgtcaagtccttctactggtcattccagtgctaggggttccctttcgTCCCCATCTCCGCCAcaggggagttgttatgagtgtagagagtttggacatatgaggaggcagtgtcctcgtcttcatgatggtcagtctcagcagaggggtcatcCCTCGACCTctactccagttacttcaccacccgcccagctagctaggggtagaggtcaagcagctaggggtctccctagaggggaaggtcgatTAGATGGTGGTCAAGAttatttctatgccctcccaggtagACCAGATGATGCTGCTTTAGATGCCGCGATTTTAGGTATTGTTTccgtctgccacagagatgcatcc gtgtgccacggattgagtggcaaggtttcacgattatgttcccagcagagtgatctcattcttgaagacccagtgtatggttgggaag atgtgtttcctgtagacctgccaggcatgccaccggatatggatattaattttggtattgatctggtgccag tcttcattgatgatattctggtgtattcacgtagtcaggaggagcaggTGGAGTATTTGACAGttatgttgcagagattgagggatgagaagctttatgcaaaattctccaagtgtgagttttggcttagtggctttcttggggcacgtggtgtccaacaag gctattatcatcggtttgttcagggattctcatctatcgcatcacccttgaccaagttgattcAAAAGGgcgtttcatttgtatggtcagacgagtgtgaggagagctttcagaagttcaagccagttttgaccacaactccagtgttggttttgccatcaacttcag ttcacgcattgaagatatggaggcattacttgtatggcatgaCTTGTGAGGttttcactgatcatcgcagtctgcagcacttattcaagcaaaaagatcttaatttgaggcagcggagatggttagagctgcttaaggattatgatatcactatattgtaccatccaggaaaggccaatgtcgTGGCCGATTCTTTGAATCGAaagacagtgagtatggggagtttgacatatattcaagttggagagagacctcttgtagttgatgttcaggccttggccaatcggttcgtgag cacggttcagttggatgatgatttgacctacaatgtggagctagtagctattttgggtcaccaggttcggaagttgaggtcaaagcatatagcttcagtgaaagtgaaGTGGAGAgatcggcccatggaggaggctacctgggagaccgagcgggagatgcggagcagatatcctcacctatttgaggcttcag